In the genome of Harmonia axyridis chromosome 4, icHarAxyr1.1, whole genome shotgun sequence, the window tgttgtgtttttcctcgttttggattcggttcatcgtgtgcagtccactcagctgactgtcgattggactcctgAGTGAAATGgtggagccatgttccatccattgtcacagatcgacgcaaaaattcaggtttattgcacttgaacagcttcaaacactactcagaatcattaacacgttgttgcttttgatcgattgtgagctcccgcggcacccattttgcacacagtttactcatgtacaaatattcgtgaaagatatgatgtacacgttcagatgataacTTCACAatttctgctatctcgatcaacttttcTTTACAgtcattcagaattattttgtgaactcttttgatttttcgtcggtgacagcctcttttgggcgtccactgcgttcgccgtcttcggtgctcatttcaccacatttaaacttagcataccaatcaatgaacGAAAAGACAGAAAggacaaacaaaaaaattatcaagaaacaaaaacaattatttaagtaacaaaTGGGATAACATTGTAGGCTTATGatcatttttatttgattttcataacaattttcgaaaaatacctCTACCTAATTAATACCCTTTCAGGTGTACCATCTCTCAGAAGGAAAATCGAAAAACCCCAGATTTTTCGATGACGATCAGGAGGAGCATCAACCTTTCCCAACCTTACAGCAGGTGCTGGAGGTATTGAGTCCCCACGTGGGTTTCAACATCGAGATAAAATGGACCATGCAATTGTACGATGAATCCTATGAACTCTATCATCCTACCGATCTCAATCTCTACTTGGACACCATTCTGGAAGTGGTTTTGAAATATGGCGGCAAGAGGAGGATTGTGTTTTCCTGTTTCAACGCAGATGTTTGCTCGATGATAAGGTAAGTTGAATATCATTTCTAAAGGGAACACCCACATGAAGGGAAGGTGCctttttaatttaatatttgaactttcacatgaaaaattatttttatttgtggttatgaaaattgtttgaatatttgaaatcaattatttcagaatgAAGCAAAATAAGTATCCTGTGATGTTCCTGACACAAGGAGAGACTATCATGTATCCTAAATATTTTGATCCAAGATGCTGGTCGATAAGGTCTGCAGCACAGTATTCAACCATGATTGAAATTTTGGGTATCAATGTTCACACAGAGGATTTGCTCAGGGATCCTTCTCTGGTGAgtaatagaatttttttaattctaagACAGATTTTTAATAACGCTATAATTGAGTTCATTATCATGAATTAAACTTACAGTCTGACTCTAacaaatatgtttttattttcagatacgTCATGCAACAAGCAGAGATCTCATTATATTTTGTTGGGGTGACGATAACTCTAATCCAGATACCATAAAATTCCTCAAAGAATTGGGTTTACACGGCGTGATCTACGATAAGATGTATCAGTATAATAGCAAAGAAATCAAAGAGAGCATTTTCCTAGCCGAGGCAAGGGAGTCGCATAAAGTTTTATTGAAAGTTGCTGCTCTAAATTCTGAGAATCCGACTTCTCCACCACCACCTACCCAAGTTTTACCAGATGGTACTATCGATATTGACAAGATTCGACAGAATATGGGTGATAAATTGTCAACTGCGACGTCTTTAGAGAGTTTGGAAAGTCGTATGTCAGATTACGACAAATCAGATGTTGTATAGATGACTTGCCTTCATCTCTTGTACACTACaggcaaaaaaataaattttttcactatTTCTGATTTGAATGCTTTGGTACAAGTAAAATAGAGAAAACTGAAGTAGTTGAacattgtgaaaaattgaaactaCATAATTTATTTAAAGTTGATTTCTGAATATTGTGATGCCCAATTTTATTAGTTTTCTCCATTTTTCTTGATAATCTGATGTTTCATTGATATATCTTGGATTCTTCAATATCACActtgagaaataatttttacattttacaattcttctctttcttctctatttttacattcaacatttttattgatgaataccattttataattatatttctaCTAGCATTATATTATATTCGAAGTATTTTTTGATGGTTTCAGTATTTTTCTAATTGTTGAATATTGTGTAGTGGGTGATTAGATAATTAATGGAAATGAAGGGTTACCATAATTTAAACCATCAAGGCTCAAGAATGAAATGTCACAAAATCTTAAGAAGCGATATAAAGTACAATTTCTGTTATAGAGAAGACTGATTCTTGACAAAATACTATCGTGAAAATACTCTTAGTTAGATTTTTGCAAATaagaatttcaaataatataatttctttTGGTGATGGTATAATGAGTGgaatctttattttcaattaaaatatttaaattgatTTTAGTGTGATGAAGTGCAACCTCTATTTTGAtatgaattaatatttttctcaaattggATTTTCACTAAGCATTATCAATTTTATAGGAATACGAAAAATGACATTTAGGAAGGAAGATTTTCTATAAttaatgatatttttcctaCATAAAAATTATTCCGAGTAATAATTctctttatttatttctttatttttaaaacTTTTTCCATGTTGAGTGAGATAATAGgtcatatacagggttagagggtatttagagggccactaccgggatatcgaaaaccgttagagatacagggtggcttaaattacaaaaatgtTGCGTTagttagggatgagtgtgttggtgtgaacatattcgaaatatctccaatggttcctgagatattccaaaaaatcgaaattttctttttttctgtataacttatttgtttttggagataactccACGAAAttgtgtcgtcagattttttctgttttccattgtttcagagacgcgatagtcaatttttttttcttatagatgccatattggtttttcttatgaggtgatgaagaaaaaaaattcaaatttaaacaatctatcacactctacaaaaatatcgagtctaggtactctaatttgaagagttgttatgtgaagtcatcacttgactatcaagtctctgaaacaatggaaaacagaaaaaatctgaagacaccattagtatctctatattggGTAATGGTTATGAACCAAATTTCGTggagttatctccagaaacaaatgggttatacagaaaaaaatgaaatctcgaatttcagttttttcgagatatcttcagaaccattggagatatttcggatctgttaagaccaacacactaatccttAAATAaggcaacttttttgtaatttaagccaccctgtatttctaacggtttttgatatccctgtagtgcccctctaaattgTTCTAACTAACcctgtaaaataaaaaattaaatttcattggaGTTCCGAAATTTAGGGTGAATTTAAAATGATACAGGGTGCAAAAACAATTCAAGGAATGATTCTTGTCGATAACTAGGGGATCTTTtacatatggaaaaaattatttagcCACCATGCACttgttgatatatttttttcaggaattgttaatttttgcgaaaaaattcCAAAGGATCTCATATGTTTAGGATGAATCAAGCTATCTAGAAAGAATTTTTTAATGGTACGAtatgaaaaaggaaataaggTTTAGGGGTGTTTTTCGCCTTTGaacaatctatttttttgaatgtCGTCTGGTTTTCAGAATATGTCCActtaattctttttttataacttttttgttttgaagagaaaataaaaatttgactttTTGGAGTCTTTTTTTGGTGGCTGTATCGCAGCAGTTTAGGCGGATGAACATTTTTTATAAAGGCCCCTTGTTTGTTTTCAAAGAATcattctttgaattttcaagtactcatttatttatattttttcctaaagcgaatttttcatcaaattgagTTATATTAGTTGATCTTACAACCTTTGAACTTGTGATTTACAAAATACCAATTGTATTGTAATAATATAGTAACTGatattgattgatttatatGAGTTGTTgcattatttatattttgatgtaaaagccttgaaattttccaactaaaaaaacaatatttttatgtgCAAATGATTATCTATGTTGGATATTTTGGGgtttaaaaatgttaaatttatcaaatgacataataaataataactaaTTAGATTAATTGAAAAGTAGTATAAATTGATATTATCAGCTTCTCAAATTTTCTATTAGTAGCTTGGGTTGTGGAGGGGCTACTACATTCATATAGGTAATAATTGCAATTGTGAAAGACAGACGAGTATTATATTTCAGGTTGAAAAAAAGAGTGAAGCAACTTATAACGTTATACAATAGAGAAATCTACttattaaatttaattatgagCTTTGcttcacaataaattgtaccaaaaatatattgatagcTAAATATAGAAGAATTGGGAAATTTGTCTATTTCTATGAGCCTTTGAAGGAAggagaaaaaattcagaaaatattgaattcaaattattgtttttgaGTGTTTGAAAGCAAAGGTATTTTCTAAATGCAGGTAGGGCTATTTTGAAAAACGCTTattgatgcaaaatttcagatcatttcaaatatattagttttgaaaattatcttcTTTAATTTTATTTGGAATGGATTTACACTAACTGAAATTGATTTtccaatcatttttttttgtatttacaaCAATTAAATTTTTCTATGTGCAGTTTTGTTCGAGTCAGCCTGATTTTTATATTATGAATTTAAATATTACAGACACCgttattttcactattttccaTTCGCAAAATCTAATCGTTGGATTATTTCAACTTATTATTGTTCTCGTTACGGGTGTTCGAGTTTACTACACAGGTAAGAGTGTTGGTAACCGGGAATTCAgtcaatatttcaacaaatctAGCTCCTgtcttattttttatgaaatgtagTAGCGAAAATTTGTTATTAATTCATGTTGTTTATTATAGATTTTTATATATAGTagtaatgaattatttaaatatattatttatttttgattgagtTAAAGCACGTTCAGTATGTTTTCAGCTGAATTCAGATTCTACGTGAGGCCTTATCCCAGTGATGCTGAAATGGCGATACAACTGTGATATTGTTAACTATTAAAGTACAACATAATGATATGTATTGTAATAAGGGCTGTGAAAGATTTGCATATCAATAAAGCTTGAAAGTATTAtggtatattattttatttccttttgAACTTATTCTAAGCTATTACATCGTTAATATttacaatttggtttttcatctttgaaaattgtaaatttgaTTCTCAAACTGAGTGGTTGATGCTTGAGAGTAATTTTGGGTCTGAACATTGCGATAATTATGaagtttattcattattatgataaaatacacaataaaaaatataaagaaatgaATGCAGATGGGACTTTGTGCTATATTTTGGTATTATGATTGAATGTTTTTCTGACATAATgaaattcttaaaatttgatttttttccttcaaaagtcATAGATTGGGTTCTTGTACTATGATTTTTGACTAAGCTATCTGTACTAAATTTTATGAGAAGATAGCTTCGTAGTTTCTACAGTTGATTATATGAAGACAACCCGTATTCTtttcaaaaaccataaaaattctatcaaattattattcaaaaggTTGACCATTTTCCTTCAAGCACATGCGGCACCTTTTCTGAATATTCTTTGCTAAATTAGTGAGTTCAATGGAAGTAAGAGAAGCAAAACCATGAACTATCACCATTTGCAGTTCTTTTCTAGATTTGATcgtttttttataaattatatttttaatctTGTCAAACGGTAAGTCCATAAGCGTAAGGTCAGGTGACCTAGCCGGTCATATGTCACAACTTTGGGTGAATATATTATTGTTTATTAATTGATTTATCAACCAACTTCAAAAACTAAATATGACAACTTCAgggaattaaaatttgaatgttaGAAACAATATACATAATATTGTTCTTATCTTTTGCGTTATCCATATATATTTACAGTaatagatgaaaaaaaaacagttattGAGATTATGCATCTTTTATGAATGATATCTCTTCATCAACTCATTCTCCGCGTTGCGTGATGTACTGCtctaaatgaattattttctctTTCTAGGAATATTTCATGTGGAAAATTCGGTTTCCTGGATGAACTTCGATACCAATATAATACCTACTATTATCTTGAAGAATATATTTTGCGAAAGTGCAAAAGTAGGAGTCTATAGTAAAAATCTCATAGTAGGAAAgggatattattattttcaataatgataaaACGCTCAAATTTTCACCTATCTACAGATTATACGTTTTGGAatatatgaaattcaaaaaccAATCAAGACAATTCGTCCGTAACTTTTCTTGGAAATTGAATCTGGCTAAAATGATCCATGAATTTATGAGGCAAAAATCAAGGAATCTAATTAAAGAAATAATTTCACGGAAGCTTTTGTCAACATACAATTAATTGTATAATTATTACTCGGATAACTTATAACTATAGTTACTTCGAATACTTACCATGTGTTTACTGCTGATCTTTGACCGTTTTCATAAGTatcttattcattataatttttgtttttttttattcaaattaacgtgtctcagcaGCTAGGCCATTGACACAAGGTACAATGTACTTATATCCTCTAGGCATAACAaataatacataaaaaattcacaaaaaaggaAACATTGAAGTTCACCATAATGTGGAGATCGAAATAGAAGGTGTTCTACACTTAAAAAGGTGTCAGAACAGTGATCGCACATAGGAGGTACATTTGATGACATCAAGTAGCCGTGTGTCAGCTTGGTATGTGATATTCTTAATCTCCTCATAACAATTTGGTCTTTATTTCTATTGAGAATGAATTTTATAGGGAATCAATTTCAGGTTGAATTGTATGTAGCTTGTTATTGCtgctattctattctatttttgtttattttgccataaaagaggaaataataaaccatagtttCAAATTCGCAGTTTTTTAATACGtcgtattataagactgtttgtggtttggaccaaaaatgttcaGGGTGTTCGTAAGAAGATAATGAAcgtggacaactcaaattcatcaaaactcaagattttcaaattagaacctatatttttattatttcaatcgattctccgtacaaaaatagtgggggttacttaagcaacctctatacctaaaatgaatactttttttaagagttatcgaggaagaactttaaataaggaaaaaccgcaatttttaactatgtggagtagtctgtgactgtGTGAAAATACAGCAAGGAACTTAAATTCGATGTTTgtataactaaattttacatttcatgatttataatcaatttttcgttgggattgttgagaaatccataaaccaatacaattttcaattacgaataattcataacaattcttgaaatatcaaattaagtcatggaaacatcgaattttagtttctttatgtgttttccggaagtcacagactactccacacagttataaattgcggtttttcctcatttaaagttcttcctcgataactcttgaactattcattttaggtatagggtttgcttaagtaacccccattgcttttgtacgtagaatcgattgaaataataaaaaatataggttctattttgaaaatctagagttttgatgaattcgagttggccaaattcatgatcttcttatggacaccctgtacatttttggtccaaaccgaaaATAGTCTTatgatactacgtatttgcagaatcgaaaaagaaaaaagttttttcgaaaaaagctttttctgccgaaatattcaaagtAATGTTAGTTCTCATCGTCTCCATTTTTTTCGTAAGAAAcctattaactcatgaatcgttgagtttttGCCCAAGGTATtgcatattgccaaaattgtcataaaaaaagctatctaaagATGCAATTATATACTGGGTggaccatttgaaataaggaatagtagtctgttttcggtataaccgaaagttgtagaaatctggaaatattttagggagaaagatcattgtctcaaaccccaatatgcaaattttcagcccaaaattaggattagttttccataaacgtcccggtgaatcaccctgtatgcaGTGATGCCATTAatatcatttcaaattgtacaATTCCTATTGGATAATCtgttacattcgaaatttaattagattctataaattgagagaaggaatttcatttgaaaacctGACATTGTCTTTCAATACGTTTATCTATTGATTTTTGGTCTTTGATTGTCCCGGACTCACTTTTTCTTTCACGTCAATTAGGATAGAAATCATGAAAATCATATTATTCAAACCTCTTATAATAGTTCTCATTAATTTTCAACATCCATAATTTTCCACCTGCAAAATCGGTCAGTGCATCCAATGCATCTCACGGATCTTGAAGAAAATCGGATCATGTAAGTGAGATCAAACACTTTGCAATTTACTAATCAATTAGTCAACATGCAATCTTAAACGTGCAAGGTATAAATAGTTTTTCATCTGGTATCAGAGCTCATTCATATCACTCATACTCACCTTAGAATAAGCAGTtagttcaaagaaaaaaaaatgtggttGAAAACTCTAGTGATACTTAGTGTGGTCATCAGATCAATGGTGTTAAGTTCCTACGTAGACCCAGAAGAGAAAATAGTGATGAGAGTCATCAAAAAATGCACAGAATCACCATCCAGACTATCCTGCTTTGCAGACAAAGCTGCCAGTGTTCTAGAGAAGTACATCAATTCAAACATAACCCTTTTCGATGGTATTGAGCTGCAGAGGAATTCTGAACCATTTACCAACATCAGCGATTCGAGATCTTCAACTCCTTTCGCCAGATTCACTACAACCCTGTATAACTTCTTGGATACCCACACCGTGTCCTTGGATCTAACTGATGAGGCAAGGTCCAAAAAGAGGAAAGATAAAGAGGTCGACGAGGAATCTGACAAGGCCAGCGGAGGGGGTGGTGGAAGTGGAGGTAGCAGTGGTGGCAACTTGCTAGGAGGTTTGGGAGGTTTTGGAGGAGGTGGAGGTTCCAAAGGTGGAATGATGGGGGAAATAAGATACGCCAAATACGCTTTTATGGTACTTCTTGGTATTTTTGGGATGACTGGTccaatttttatgaaaacttTGGCGGTTGTAGCTGCTAAGGCTTTGATTGCCAGTAAGGCGGCGTTGATAATTGTTGGTTCCGTTGCGCTCAAGAAGATATTCCATAAAGAAAACGAGAAACCTGTTGTTAAGGTGCATACAATACATGAGGAGGAGCATGAGGACGAACACGATAGGATTTACCAAAATCAGATACCTTACAGTTATTACGGTGATTATCATAAGCCAGCGTAATGTTTTTGAATGATTGCTGTGtgctatttatttatttatttatttttatttatgattACAAGAGAAATATAGACGTTTAACACATTCAAAtctatacattttttctttcctcCAGTATACACAAACGTTCAAACAAAGGTTCAACttctaaaaattaaaaagtgagatcgaaattcggataatcagggatcgtcaattctagCACCgatcaccgattttgcgtagacccTACAGTTTTCAGGAAATTCGAACTCAAAAtctgggaaaaaattgaatttccatccaaaaatcattatatctcctaaattattcgtcacagatccataaaatgaaatcgttttttgaacatcgagaTCTGATCTGGAACATAGTGAGGTTTTAAGGGCATAGCTTaggtccaggagaagttgcagcctcgggaatttcatcctttttttttcggaaaatttcagatttttacctatacaCTTGAGGTCTGAGCATCGAAAGCGAAAaaatcaatatctttgaaatggatgacatttttgaaagacCGAAATCGAGATATTTTTCGGCAAATATGCGGctaaaaactgcgttgaaaaatatagggtgtacCATTTAAGAAACGCCAACTCTCCTtcatatctctaaaacggtaatcGATTCCTAtgatataaaccataaaaattattgaaaaaaaagtttttgaatttcatttttagaaacaccctgtaattccagaacgaatcaaaatatatatgatcagctttctgataacttatagcgtattcgactggctgcaccagtgcgaattaattcgagctacttatgtcatttagctctacaaaaattcgaattaattcgcactggtacagccagtcgaatacgctattattatttcgaaactcagagtaataaacatagatagagggagcgtacatcattttcagtaagcaaattttgtccccaaaatgaactatcaaatttgacatgaagcgcgcggaaatgaaaacatatcagtgatacgataattCACTCAATTCTCGAGTATATTCCCAAaaaatgcacttcttatgtcccatagtgaatcaacgtttcatattaactcgaaatgtattgaaataaatacctaaatatatcagaaatacagaaaacaaaattcaagcgcTTCAAactacgtgaaacaaccgatgacactaggagagcaaaagttgccaaaccttgaatttcagcaggaagataaagagaataataaatattctgcttattgtaaattcgacaattagaaaaatatcggattgcaaatattcaaattttgtatatttaatcgggaatcactgaaataaatatatttcatttaatataccTAATATACATTCGtattgatatagtaaaattgtggatttgaaaatatcacaatGGGACAACGaaatcttaccatgttggggacatgtaaaaattgcgtatactcgctctatctatgtttattactctacgtTTCGAAAAAAGAGTCCCGTCCTTGAAGATTTTCACTCTAAGTCTTATAATTCTCGAGGTACTTTCAATGGAACATCCTATACATTTCAATCCAAGCATTCCAATCCAAAAGATGataattcaccaaaaaaaaaaacaaattaaatttcCAACGTTTTTTTGAAGTAATCTGCACTACTTCAGCATTCTAAAATCCCGATAATTCAGGTCATTTCCCCTTATGAATCTCCCTGCAGACTGGCTGTACCGAATATCCCCGAACCCCCTCATCCAGAACAGGAAATAGGAAAACCGGAAATATCCTCTGGAATATTCACTTGCGGTCTGAGCATCAGGCGAGAAAATAAGTGGAATGCAGGGAACGTATAAAGCGCAGTTCACCATTCAATTACGCGCCCCtgttaaaatttaatttgagcCCTGAAATACGAAATGTAACTTTGTTTCCTATCCCGGGAAGCCGACGGGAGATGACTGGAGATATAACGCGCTCCGGATTATTCGGGTAACGGTTTAATATAATTTCTGCAGCGCGGTTTCGCTCAATCCCTTCGGAGGCTGCACGTGCACGGTCTAGGGACCGCCAATTTTCCATAGGGTAAATTCCCGACCATGGCGTTTCGGAACACAGCCGATTAACACCGACACGTCAGTTCGATCTCTCAACAATTGGCTTTTACGGTGACTTTcagggatatacagggtgattcacctattagacgtttatggaaaactaattataattttgtgatgaaaatttgtatgttggggtttgagacaatgatctttctccctgaaatattttcagatatctacaacttccggttatactggaaacagactactacttccttattttaaatggcacacccagtatattattgcatcattagatagctttttttatgacaatttcggcaatatgccatactttgggtGATAACTcgacggttcatgagttgatagggttcttatgaaaaaaattgtgatgagCCTAATTTCGatatcacctgaaaaattttttgtcgaaaaattttcgtaaaatttttttttcccttagaaaattgaaaaaaattcattcatcgattcattttattgattgattcgagtatgtagatcacgaaaatgctttaagtttggcgattagtacaccatttcagaaattatatatATTCCAGTGTAGATTACTTCAAAAAAACGTTGGAAATTTAATTTGGCgatttaaatgtttttttttctttaatcgtCTTTTGGATTGGAATGCTTGGAGAGAAATGTataaggtgtcccaaattcgatgctcactgaaagcatctcgagaactataagacttggagaaaaaaatcctcAAGGACCCcagatttcttttttttattagaaaacataacaaacaaaaaaaataagagaGTATAGAAGGCAGATCATAAATA includes:
- the LOC123677767 gene encoding uncharacterized protein LOC123677767 is translated as MWLKTLVILSVVIRSMVLSSYVDPEEKIVMRVIKKCTESPSRLSCFADKAASVLEKYINSNITLFDGIELQRNSEPFTNISDSRSSTPFARFTTTLYNFLDTHTVSLDLTDEARSKKRKDKEVDEESDKASGGGGGSGGSSGGNLLGGLGGFGGGGGSKGGMMGEIRYAKYAFMVLLGIFGMTGPIFMKTLAVVAAKALIASKAALIIVGSVALKKIFHKENEKPVVKVHTIHEEEHEDEHDRIYQNQIPYSYYGDYHKPA